In Sphingomonas sp. R1, a single genomic region encodes these proteins:
- a CDS encoding M1 family metallopeptidase: MRALLFASSALFLPALALAQSPAQPTGKLPDAATPIAYRLDFTILPDQPRFSGHTEIDIDLKAPASSLWMHGRDLHIAKATVRAGTTVVPAIFTQKSPTGLAQLDFGKTLPVGRVTLVFEYDAAFGSGTQGLYHVNVDKEWYAWTQFESIEARAAFPSFDQPGYKTPFTVSITTKPDYVAVSNAPEANKSAAGELVRHQFAPTKPLPTYLVALVTGPFATASALIPPTPQRAQPMPLGVVGTKPNAGQLEFALKESGKIVSLLENYFGQPFPFPKLDQIGSPIMPGAMENAGADIYGDGILFLDEKESSERKQTFGMVVAHELAHQWFGDLVTPAWWDDIWLNESFANWMGYRIGNEWRPGLAIELNAIEEGFQAMDLDALAAGRPIHQPIPNDGDIDAAFDQITYGKGGQVVAMIAAYMGDETFRDGVRLHMKRHAYGNASTDQFFASLADAAHDPRVLASLKSFVDQQGVPLVTLHREGGTLTATQSRYGFYGANLAAQQWVVPLCLRQGDAKACTLLDKPSMSVSAKGSGALVPNAGGWGYYRFELDPADWNALIAATPTLPAAEVLAVDDSAWASFYAGRSPVTRAIALARAAAKHPSNKIVFDNAHRLRDLEKRGLIAAEALPAYRKLFVELYGPMLAKIGFDPATGAHAKDEADQRELRSDLLNLVAITGRDATIRGKLTTAFDAFVAGDEKALDPAYRGIAAAIAINERGVPFAQQLVEKSKDRPQLFQALGQGVTGSGNADVARWFLNDFKDPRINARQRLFTVAGFLRSPYTRDIASDFMIAHFDEFVKNGGGGGVFSGRAAQMFGALCSNAQADAVDAKLRPTTTGSTLNLDRAIETIRTCARFRDAKAGEVSAAIIAGK, translated from the coding sequence ATGCGCGCCCTTCTTTTCGCCTCCAGCGCCCTGTTCCTCCCTGCCCTCGCCCTGGCCCAGTCGCCCGCGCAGCCGACGGGAAAGCTGCCCGACGCCGCGACGCCGATCGCCTATCGGCTCGATTTCACGATCCTGCCCGATCAGCCGCGCTTCAGCGGGCATACCGAGATCGACATCGATCTGAAGGCACCGGCGAGCAGCCTGTGGATGCACGGGCGCGATCTGCACATCGCCAAGGCGACGGTGCGCGCAGGCACGACCGTCGTGCCCGCCATCTTCACCCAGAAGAGCCCCACCGGCCTCGCCCAGCTCGATTTCGGCAAGACCCTGCCCGTGGGGCGCGTGACGCTGGTGTTTGAGTATGACGCGGCGTTCGGCAGCGGCACGCAGGGCCTCTACCACGTCAATGTCGACAAGGAATGGTACGCCTGGACCCAGTTCGAATCGATCGAGGCGCGCGCCGCCTTCCCCTCGTTCGACCAGCCCGGCTACAAGACCCCGTTCACCGTCTCGATCACGACCAAGCCCGACTATGTCGCGGTAAGCAACGCGCCCGAGGCGAACAAGAGCGCTGCGGGCGAGCTGGTCCGCCACCAGTTCGCGCCCACCAAGCCGTTGCCGACCTATCTGGTGGCGCTGGTGACCGGCCCGTTCGCCACCGCGTCGGCGCTTATCCCGCCGACGCCGCAGCGCGCGCAGCCGATGCCGCTGGGCGTGGTCGGCACCAAGCCCAATGCCGGTCAGCTGGAGTTCGCGCTGAAGGAGTCGGGCAAGATCGTCTCGCTCCTCGAGAATTATTTCGGCCAGCCTTTCCCCTTCCCCAAGCTCGACCAGATCGGCTCGCCGATCATGCCCGGCGCGATGGAGAATGCGGGGGCCGACATCTATGGTGACGGCATCCTGTTCCTGGACGAAAAGGAGTCCAGCGAGCGCAAGCAGACGTTCGGCATGGTCGTCGCGCACGAGCTGGCCCACCAGTGGTTCGGCGATCTCGTCACCCCGGCCTGGTGGGACGATATCTGGCTCAACGAGAGCTTCGCCAACTGGATGGGCTATCGCATCGGCAATGAATGGCGGCCCGGCCTCGCGATCGAGCTGAACGCGATCGAGGAAGGTTTCCAGGCGATGGATCTGGATGCGCTCGCCGCCGGCCGGCCCATCCACCAGCCGATCCCCAATGACGGCGATATCGATGCCGCCTTCGACCAGATCACCTATGGCAAGGGCGGCCAGGTCGTCGCGATGATCGCCGCCTATATGGGCGACGAGACCTTCCGCGACGGCGTTCGGCTGCACATGAAGCGGCACGCCTATGGCAATGCCAGCACCGACCAGTTCTTCGCCTCGCTGGCCGATGCGGCGCACGATCCGCGGGTGCTGGCGTCGCTGAAGAGCTTTGTCGACCAGCAGGGCGTGCCGTTGGTGACGCTGCATCGCGAAGGCGGTACGCTCACCGCCACCCAGTCGCGCTACGGCTTCTACGGCGCCAATCTCGCCGCGCAGCAATGGGTGGTGCCGCTGTGCCTCCGCCAGGGCGATGCCAAGGCGTGCACGCTGCTCGACAAGCCGAGCATGTCCGTCTCCGCCAAGGGCAGCGGCGCGCTGGTGCCGAACGCGGGCGGCTGGGGCTATTATCGCTTCGAGCTCGATCCCGCCGACTGGAATGCGCTGATTGCCGCGACGCCGACTCTCCCCGCTGCCGAGGTGCTGGCGGTGGACGACAGCGCCTGGGCCAGCTTCTATGCCGGCCGCAGCCCGGTGACGCGCGCGATCGCCCTTGCCCGCGCCGCCGCGAAGCACCCGTCCAACAAGATCGTGTTCGACAACGCCCATCGCCTGCGCGACCTGGAGAAGCGCGGGCTGATCGCCGCCGAGGCGTTGCCCGCCTATCGCAAGCTGTTCGTCGAGCTTTACGGTCCGATGCTCGCCAAGATCGGGTTCGACCCGGCGACCGGCGCCCATGCCAAGGACGAGGCCGATCAGCGTGAGCTGCGCTCGGATCTGCTCAACCTGGTCGCCATCACCGGCCGCGATGCGACGATCCGCGGCAAGCTGACGACCGCCTTCGACGCGTTCGTCGCGGGCGACGAGAAGGCGCTGGACCCGGCATATCGCGGCATCGCAGCGGCGATCGCGATCAACGAGCGCGGCGTGCCGTTCGCCCAGCAGCTGGTCGAAAAGTCCAAGGATCGCCCGCAGCTGTTCCAGGCACTGGGCCAGGGCGTGACGGGCTCCGGGAATGCGGACGTTGCCCGCTGGTTCCTCAACGATTTCAAGGATCCGCGGATCAACGCCCGCCAGCGCCTGTTCACCGTCGCCGGCTTCCTGCGTTCCCCCTATACACGCGACATCGCCAGCGACTTCATGATCGCGCACTTCGACGAGTTCGTGAAGAACGGCGGCGGCGGCGGCGTGTTCTCGGGCCGGGCGGCGCAGATGTTCGGCGCACTCTGCTCGAACGCGCAGGCGGACGCCGTGGATGCCAAGCTGCGCCCGACCACCACGGGAAGCACGCTCAACCTCGATCGCGCGATCGAGACGATCCGCACCTGCGCACGCTTCCGCGATGCAAAGGCCGGCGAAGTGAGCGCGGCGATTATCGCCGGGAAGTAA
- a CDS encoding long-chain fatty acid--CoA ligase, which produces MLGGMQDFELRVSTLLDHAAREHGTREIVTRWADGSETRTNWAGIAHDARRMAQALERIGIRKGDRVATLAMNHSRHLVAWYGATGMGALIHTINPRLFDDQLAFIGNHAEDRVLLYDRMFAPVVERLKSQWTTIERYICFDDLGPDGFEAWIGAEDGDYAWVRGDEREPMMLCYTSGTTGNPKGVVYTHRSTVLHALTELQPAEFDLSTQSVAMPIVPMFHAVGWGLPWAAPAVGAKMVFSALNDPKILCDLMNREKVTHSAGVPTVWFAMFQHIDATGEAPKYLKIVTIGGSAAPRAMIERLMKMGMRVNHAWGMTETSPIGTMGAPSPDWDELGFEAQVDQVSKQGKVPYGVELRTVDDEGNVLPRDGQTSGRLQVRGPWVVSQYYREEQPAIDADNWFDTGDVAVLHPDGVMQITDRAKDVIKSGGEWISSVELENCAVGCAGVAEAAAIGVHHPRWEERPILLVVRKPGSAVSAAEILTHLTQHVAKWWLPDEIHFVESLPHTATGKLLKMEIRKQYKDYSLQAA; this is translated from the coding sequence ATGCTGGGCGGCATGCAGGATTTCGAGCTTCGGGTATCCACCTTGCTCGATCACGCGGCACGGGAGCACGGGACCCGCGAGATCGTCACCCGCTGGGCGGACGGCAGCGAGACGCGCACCAACTGGGCGGGGATCGCGCACGATGCGCGCCGCATGGCGCAGGCGCTGGAACGCATCGGCATCCGCAAGGGCGACCGGGTCGCGACGCTGGCGATGAACCACAGCCGCCATCTCGTCGCCTGGTACGGAGCGACCGGAATGGGCGCGCTGATCCACACGATCAATCCGCGACTGTTCGACGATCAACTCGCCTTTATCGGCAATCACGCCGAGGACCGGGTGCTGCTCTACGACCGGATGTTCGCCCCGGTGGTCGAACGCCTCAAGTCGCAATGGACGACGATCGAGCGCTATATCTGCTTCGACGATCTCGGCCCGGATGGATTCGAGGCATGGATCGGCGCCGAGGACGGCGACTATGCCTGGGTGCGCGGGGACGAGCGCGAGCCGATGATGCTCTGCTACACCAGCGGGACCACGGGCAATCCCAAGGGGGTGGTCTATACGCATCGCTCCACCGTGCTCCACGCGCTTACCGAATTGCAGCCGGCGGAGTTCGACCTCTCCACCCAGTCGGTCGCGATGCCGATCGTGCCGATGTTCCACGCGGTAGGCTGGGGCCTGCCCTGGGCGGCGCCGGCGGTGGGCGCGAAGATGGTGTTCTCGGCGCTGAACGATCCCAAGATCCTGTGCGATCTGATGAACCGCGAGAAGGTGACCCACTCGGCCGGCGTGCCGACGGTGTGGTTCGCGATGTTCCAGCATATCGATGCCACCGGCGAGGCACCCAAATATCTGAAGATCGTGACGATCGGCGGCTCGGCCGCGCCGCGCGCGATGATCGAGCGGCTGATGAAGATGGGCATGCGGGTCAACCACGCCTGGGGCATGACCGAAACCAGCCCGATCGGGACGATGGGTGCGCCGTCCCCCGACTGGGACGAACTCGGCTTCGAGGCGCAGGTCGATCAGGTGAGCAAGCAGGGCAAGGTGCCGTACGGCGTCGAGCTGCGCACCGTGGACGACGAGGGCAATGTCCTGCCGCGCGACGGCCAGACCTCCGGTCGGCTGCAGGTGCGTGGACCCTGGGTGGTCTCGCAATATTATCGCGAGGAGCAGCCCGCGATCGACGCCGACAACTGGTTCGACACCGGGGACGTCGCCGTGCTGCACCCCGATGGCGTGATGCAGATCACCGATCGCGCGAAGGACGTGATCAAGTCCGGCGGCGAGTGGATCAGCTCGGTCGAGCTGGAGAATTGCGCGGTCGGCTGCGCCGGGGTTGCGGAGGCGGCGGCGATCGGCGTGCACCATCCGCGCTGGGAGGAGCGGCCGATCCTGCTCGTGGTGCGCAAGCCCGGGAGTGCGGTGAGCGCAGCGGAGATCCTCACCCATCTGACCCAGCACGTCGCCAAATGGTGGCTGCCGGACGAGATCCATTTCGTCGAGAGCCTGCCCCACACCGCCACCGGCAAGCTGCTCAAGATGGAAATCCGCAAGCAGTACAAGGATTATTCGCTGCAGGCGGCGTGA
- a CDS encoding AAA family ATPase produces MRFEGTQSYVATADLKVAVNAAVTLRRPLLVKGEPGTGKTVLATEIAKAVGAPLIEWNVKSTTKAQQGLYEYDAVARLRDGQLGDPRVHDIGNYIRRGKLWEAFTSPTLPVLLIDEIDKADIEFPNDLLQELDRMEFHVYETGETVRAVERPIVVITSNNEKELPDAFLRRCFFHYIKFPDRDTMQAIVDVHFPGIQKLLVTRAMELFYEIREVPGLKKKPSTSELLDWLKLLLHEDMPLEVLQSRDPTKAIPPLHGALLKNEQDVMLFERLAFMARRQK; encoded by the coding sequence ATGCGCTTCGAAGGCACCCAGAGCTATGTCGCGACCGCCGACCTGAAGGTCGCGGTCAATGCCGCCGTCACGCTGCGGCGCCCACTGCTCGTCAAGGGCGAGCCCGGCACCGGCAAGACCGTGCTGGCGACCGAGATCGCCAAGGCGGTCGGTGCGCCGCTCATCGAGTGGAACGTCAAGTCGACCACCAAGGCGCAGCAGGGCCTGTATGAATATGACGCGGTGGCGCGGCTGCGCGACGGCCAGCTCGGCGATCCGCGCGTCCACGACATCGGCAACTATATCCGCCGGGGCAAGCTGTGGGAGGCGTTCACCAGCCCCACCTTGCCGGTGCTGCTGATCGACGAGATCGACAAGGCCGATATCGAGTTCCCGAACGACCTGCTCCAGGAACTCGATCGCATGGAATTCCATGTCTACGAAACCGGCGAGACGGTGCGCGCGGTAGAGCGGCCGATCGTCGTGATCACCTCGAACAACGAGAAGGAGCTGCCCGACGCCTTTCTGCGCCGCTGCTTCTTCCATTACATCAAGTTCCCCGATCGCGACACGATGCAGGCCATCGTGGACGTCCACTTCCCCGGCATCCAGAAGCTGCTCGTCACCCGCGCGATGGAACTGTTCTACGAGATCCGCGAGGTGCCCGGCCTCAAGAAGAAGCCGTCGACCAGCGAGCTGCTCGATTGGCTGAAGCTGTTGCTCCACGAAGACATGCCGCTGGAGGTGCTGCAGTCGCGCGATCCCACCAAGGCGATCCCCCCGCTTCACGGCGCGCTCCTCAAGAACGAGCAGGACGTGATGCTGTTCGAGCGGCTCGCCTTCATGGCGCGGCGGCAGAAATGA
- a CDS encoding vWA domain-containing protein: protein MFLAFLDELRAAGIPASLKEHLLLLEALDAQVIEPTPEAFYFLARATYVKDEGLLDRFDQVFAKVFRGIATSYGVAPAEIPEEWLRAIAEKYLTEEEKAQIEALGSWEKLMETLQQRLAEQHERHQGGSKWIGTGGTSPFGNGGYNPEGVRIGGEGRHQRAVKVWEARDYRNLDSTRELGTRNIKVALRRLRRFAREGAAEELDIDGTIAGTARQGWLDVKMRPERHNAVKLLLFLDVGGSMDPFVKLCEELFSAATSEFKNLEFFYFHNCLYEGVWKDNRRRFTERTRTADILHKYGHDYKVIFVGDASMSPYEISHVGGSVEHMNEEPGATWLQRVTDTYPATVWLNVLPEAQWAYSHSVTMIRELMRDRMYPLTIAGIDAAMRELSRKR, encoded by the coding sequence ATGTTCCTGGCCTTTCTCGACGAACTGCGCGCCGCGGGCATTCCTGCCAGCCTCAAGGAACACCTGCTGCTGCTCGAGGCGCTGGACGCGCAGGTGATCGAGCCGACGCCGGAGGCATTCTACTTTCTTGCCCGCGCGACCTATGTGAAGGACGAGGGCCTGCTCGACCGGTTCGATCAGGTGTTCGCCAAGGTGTTCCGCGGCATCGCGACCAGCTATGGCGTGGCGCCGGCCGAGATCCCCGAGGAATGGCTGCGCGCCATTGCCGAGAAGTATCTGACCGAGGAGGAAAAGGCGCAGATCGAGGCGCTGGGATCCTGGGAAAAGCTGATGGAGACGCTCCAGCAGCGGCTTGCCGAGCAGCATGAGCGCCATCAGGGCGGCAGCAAATGGATCGGCACCGGCGGCACCTCGCCCTTCGGCAATGGCGGCTATAACCCCGAAGGCGTCCGGATCGGCGGCGAGGGCAGGCACCAGCGCGCGGTCAAGGTGTGGGAGGCGCGCGACTATCGCAACCTCGATTCCACCCGCGAGCTCGGTACGCGCAACATCAAGGTGGCGCTCCGCCGCCTGCGCCGCTTCGCCCGCGAAGGCGCCGCCGAGGAGCTCGACATCGACGGCACGATCGCCGGCACCGCGCGGCAGGGGTGGCTCGACGTCAAGATGCGGCCGGAGCGGCACAATGCCGTGAAGCTGCTGCTCTTCCTCGATGTCGGCGGGTCGATGGATCCGTTCGTCAAACTCTGCGAGGAGCTGTTTTCGGCGGCGACCAGCGAGTTCAAGAACCTCGAATTCTTCTACTTCCACAACTGCCTCTACGAAGGCGTGTGGAAGGACAATCGCCGGCGCTTCACCGAACGCACCCGCACCGCGGACATTCTCCACAAATACGGCCATGATTATAAGGTGATCTTCGTCGGCGACGCGTCGATGAGCCCCTATGAGATCAGCCATGTCGGCGGCTCGGTCGAGCATATGAACGAGGAGCCGGGTGCCACCTGGCTGCAGCGGGTGACCGATACCTACCCCGCCACCGTCTGGCTCAATGTGCTGCCCGAGGCACAATGGGCCTATTCGCACTCGGTGACGATGATCCGCGAGCTGATGCGCGATCGTATGTATCCCCTGACGATTGCAGGGATCGATGCGGCGATGCGCGAGTTGAGTCGAAAGCGATGA
- a CDS encoding DUF2185 domain-containing protein codes for MSTIRDMLYRWRRRLFGSTMIADPRPLAEAAPYTFFLPSENEVLALRPGDLVKLIFQSDPPSREYAAERMWVRVTRIEGEQLWGRLDNAPLDMPQLRPGREIRFRRGDVIDLRWGEDHPVRPPSAPARRHYEARCLVDACVLAERAPVHYLYRELPLPPVIGDEPDSGWRIRGDYRGLEDDAIGARAVECVSLGAVLNIDDSWLHLIDTPTGSAFVRNWDTDTFEPESAAAD; via the coding sequence ATGAGTACGATCCGCGACATGCTTTACCGGTGGCGTCGGCGGCTGTTCGGCAGCACGATGATCGCCGATCCCCGGCCCTTGGCGGAGGCTGCGCCCTACACCTTCTTCCTGCCCAGCGAGAATGAGGTGCTGGCGCTGCGCCCTGGCGACCTGGTCAAGCTGATCTTCCAGTCTGACCCGCCGTCGCGCGAATATGCCGCGGAGCGCATGTGGGTGCGAGTCACCCGCATCGAGGGCGAGCAGCTTTGGGGCAGGCTGGACAATGCGCCGCTCGACATGCCGCAGCTTCGCCCAGGCCGCGAAATCCGCTTCCGGCGCGGCGATGTGATCGATCTTCGCTGGGGGGAGGACCATCCGGTGCGCCCGCCCTCGGCGCCCGCCCGGCGGCACTATGAGGCGCGCTGTCTCGTCGACGCCTGCGTGCTCGCGGAACGCGCGCCGGTGCATTATCTCTATCGCGAACTGCCGCTGCCCCCGGTGATCGGCGATGAACCCGATAGTGGCTGGCGAATCCGCGGCGACTATCGCGGGCTGGAGGATGACGCCATCGGCGCACGCGCCGTGGAATGCGTGTCGCTGGGTGCCGTGCTCAACATCGACGACAGCTGGCTGCACCTGATCGACACGCCGACCGGTTCCGCCTTCGTGCGCAACTGGGATACCGATACCTTCGAGCCGGAATCGGCTGCGGCCGACTGA
- a CDS encoding Hpt domain-containing protein — translation MLYDHAVFDTTFATAVQNDPALIAELQRAFLESMHRSARMAASGGDTAQWAGAALHLQRLAGSVAMPGLDAAVRETLLGSAPADRADLAD, via the coding sequence ATGTTGTACGACCACGCCGTTTTCGACACGACCTTCGCGACCGCCGTGCAGAACGATCCGGCCCTGATCGCAGAACTCCAGCGCGCGTTCCTGGAAAGCATGCATCGCTCGGCGAGGATGGCGGCTTCGGGGGGCGACACCGCCCAATGGGCCGGCGCCGCGCTGCATCTGCAGCGGCTTGCCGGCAGCGTGGCGATGCCTGGCCTCGACGCGGCGGTGCGCGAGACGCTGCTCGGCAGCGCACCCGCGGATCGTGCGGATCTCGCCGACTGA
- a CDS encoding alkaline phosphatase D family protein, translating to MQITRRELLLGGAGATLLLGAPALVRAQQVFRSYPFTLGVAAGDAAADGFVLWTRLAPEPLEQHGGMPMAPIAVQWEVAADSGFKTIAAKGEAIARPELAHSVHVEVAGLQPDRPYWYRFTCGRERSVRGRVKTLPAAGSPVAQARFVVAGCQHYEQGLYTAYGHAAREDADFLFHYGDYIYEGRGNTVALDYNGNPRKFLRAHAGEEPFSLDDYRRRYAQYKTDADLQAAHAALGWYATFDDHEVQNNWVADRDQNGTPPEAFLLRRAAAFQAWYEHMPVRSTSIPRGGAIQAYRRARFGDLLDLHLLDTRQFRTDQPCDDGFKPRCAGWDAADAQVLGNPREAWLTRNLAEGKARWNAIAQQVMVMPLDRRTGDEPEMIRNMDSWGGYDRPRERLLRSFEGHGNVVVLTGDEHQNYAGELRTRGGQGDAVAVEFVSTSISSGGDGADLRPGSDRILARNPYLKYMNDRRGYLLCEVGRAQWQAKFRTVDSVSEAGAPVKTARTAIVPHGRPELSFG from the coding sequence ATGCAGATCACACGACGCGAGCTATTGCTGGGGGGCGCCGGTGCCACGCTGCTGCTCGGTGCGCCTGCGTTGGTTCGCGCACAGCAGGTGTTCCGCAGCTATCCCTTCACGCTGGGCGTCGCGGCAGGGGACGCGGCGGCGGACGGCTTCGTGCTGTGGACTCGCCTCGCGCCTGAGCCGCTGGAGCAGCATGGCGGGATGCCCATGGCCCCGATCGCGGTGCAGTGGGAAGTCGCGGCCGACAGCGGCTTCAAGACGATCGCCGCCAAGGGCGAGGCGATCGCCCGCCCCGAACTGGCGCATTCGGTGCATGTCGAAGTCGCCGGGCTGCAGCCGGACCGGCCCTATTGGTATCGCTTCACCTGCGGGCGGGAGCGGTCGGTGCGCGGCCGGGTGAAGACGCTGCCTGCGGCGGGGAGCCCGGTTGCCCAGGCGCGCTTCGTCGTTGCCGGCTGCCAGCATTACGAACAGGGGCTCTACACCGCCTATGGCCACGCCGCGCGCGAGGACGCGGACTTCCTGTTCCATTATGGCGACTATATCTATGAAGGCCGCGGCAACACGGTCGCGCTCGACTATAACGGCAACCCCCGCAAGTTCCTGCGCGCGCATGCCGGCGAGGAGCCGTTCAGCCTGGACGACTATCGCCGCCGCTACGCGCAGTACAAGACCGACGCGGATCTGCAGGCCGCGCACGCCGCCCTCGGCTGGTACGCGACCTTCGACGATCATGAGGTGCAGAACAACTGGGTGGCCGATCGCGACCAGAACGGTACCCCGCCCGAGGCCTTCCTGCTGCGCCGCGCTGCGGCCTTCCAGGCCTGGTACGAGCATATGCCGGTGCGCAGCACGTCGATCCCCAGGGGCGGTGCGATCCAGGCCTATCGCCGCGCCCGGTTCGGCGACCTGCTCGACCTGCACCTGCTCGATACCCGCCAGTTCCGCACCGACCAGCCCTGCGACGACGGCTTCAAGCCGCGCTGCGCCGGCTGGGATGCCGCGGATGCGCAGGTGCTGGGCAACCCGCGGGAGGCGTGGCTGACCCGCAACCTTGCCGAGGGCAAGGCCCGGTGGAATGCGATCGCCCAGCAGGTGATGGTGATGCCGCTCGACCGCCGGACCGGCGACGAACCCGAGATGATCCGCAACATGGACAGCTGGGGTGGCTATGATCGCCCGCGCGAACGGCTTCTGCGCAGCTTTGAAGGCCATGGCAATGTCGTGGTGCTGACCGGCGACGAGCATCAGAACTATGCCGGTGAGCTCCGCACCAGGGGCGGGCAGGGCGATGCGGTGGCGGTGGAGTTCGTCTCCACCTCGATTAGCTCCGGCGGCGACGGCGCGGATCTCCGCCCGGGCAGCGACAGGATCCTCGCGCGCAACCCCTATCTCAAATATATGAACGACCGGCGCGGCTATCTGCTGTGCGAGGTCGGTCGCGCGCAGTGGCAGGCGAAGTTCCGCACCGTGGACTCGGTGAGCGAGGCAGGGGCACCGGTGAAGACGGCGCGGACGGCAATCGTGCCGCATGGCCGGCCCGAGCTCAGCTTCGGCTGA
- a CDS encoding DUF1467 family protein — protein MRWQSALAIYTLFWALSVFFVLPFGVRTSEEAGVPLVPGQAPSAPHSFDPKRIVLRTTILSAVLFTAFYLNYVYGWVTADMLDWTR, from the coding sequence ATGAGGTGGCAGTCGGCGCTCGCGATCTATACGCTCTTCTGGGCGTTGTCGGTGTTCTTCGTGCTGCCCTTCGGGGTGCGGACCAGCGAGGAAGCGGGCGTGCCGCTCGTGCCGGGTCAGGCACCCAGCGCGCCGCACAGCTTCGATCCCAAGCGGATCGTGCTACGCACCACGATCCTCTCGGCGGTGCTCTTCACTGCGTTCTACCTAAACTATGTCTATGGCTGGGTAACCGCCGACATGCTGGACTGGACGCGCTAA
- a CDS encoding ribonuclease J, whose amino-acid sequence MTPRNELLFLALGGSGEIGMNVNLYGCDGKWLMVDCGITFGDASYPGIDVILPDLQFIEDRVDDLLGIVLTHGHEDHIGALPYLAADLGVPLYATPFTAGLIHGKLAEEGIEDRIELNVVKEEGPFDIGPFTITYTPLAHSIPEGNAVLIETPYGKVFHTGDWKLDEAPSLGGSATAEELTAIGDTGVLALVCDSTNVFNPEASGSEADVRKGLDEVVAGAKGRVLVTTFASNAARLQTLGEVARDTGRELCVAGRSLDRIIRVAKATGYLRDFPELIDFDKAMTLPASRVLIVATGGQGEPRAALNRIAEGSHVLKLHQGDLVVFSSRQIPGNEIAIGKIMNTLADKGVDIITDRQAFVHVSGHPGRPELAAMYKWIRPEIIVPVHGEIRHMHEQARFALEQGVPKAVKQQNGEIIRLAPNGPAKIGHATVGRLVLDGDVILPADGATMGERRRIALYGQMSVAVAIDRKGKLLGQPQIRIQGVPVEEDREDLIDAAADAAAEAVKKDWRDREKLRESLRLAVRRVAVRFTGKKPVVDVLLIEA is encoded by the coding sequence GTGACCCCAAGAAACGAACTGCTCTTCCTCGCCCTCGGTGGCTCGGGCGAGATTGGCATGAACGTCAATCTCTATGGCTGCGACGGCAAATGGCTGATGGTCGATTGCGGCATCACGTTCGGCGATGCCAGCTATCCGGGCATCGACGTGATCCTGCCCGACCTCCAGTTCATCGAGGACCGGGTGGACGACCTGCTCGGCATCGTGCTGACGCACGGGCATGAGGACCATATCGGCGCGCTGCCCTATCTCGCCGCCGATCTCGGCGTACCGCTCTACGCGACGCCGTTCACCGCGGGCCTGATCCACGGCAAGCTGGCCGAGGAAGGCATCGAGGACCGCATCGAGCTCAACGTGGTCAAGGAAGAGGGGCCGTTCGACATCGGCCCGTTCACGATCACCTACACGCCGCTCGCCCATTCGATCCCCGAGGGCAATGCGGTGCTGATCGAGACGCCGTACGGCAAGGTGTTCCATACCGGCGACTGGAAGCTGGACGAGGCGCCCTCGCTGGGCGGCTCGGCGACCGCCGAGGAACTGACCGCGATCGGCGATACCGGCGTGCTCGCGCTGGTGTGCGATTCGACCAACGTGTTCAATCCCGAGGCATCGGGCTCGGAAGCCGATGTGCGCAAGGGGCTGGACGAAGTGGTCGCCGGGGCCAAGGGCCGCGTGCTCGTCACCACCTTCGCGTCCAATGCGGCGCGGCTGCAGACGCTGGGCGAGGTCGCCCGCGACACCGGCCGCGAGCTGTGCGTCGCCGGGCGTTCGCTGGACCGGATCATCCGCGTCGCCAAGGCGACCGGCTATCTGCGTGACTTCCCCGAGCTGATCGACTTCGACAAGGCGATGACGCTGCCCGCCTCGCGCGTGCTGATCGTCGCGACCGGCGGCCAGGGCGAGCCGCGCGCCGCGCTCAACCGCATCGCCGAGGGCAGCCATGTGCTCAAGCTCCACCAGGGCGATCTGGTGGTGTTCTCCTCGCGCCAGATCCCCGGCAACGAGATCGCGATCGGCAAGATCATGAACACGCTGGCCGACAAGGGCGTCGACATCATCACCGATCGCCAGGCCTTCGTGCACGTGTCGGGCCATCCGGGGCGCCCGGAGCTGGCCGCGATGTACAAGTGGATCCGCCCGGAGATCATCGTGCCGGTGCACGGCGAGATCCGCCACATGCACGAACAGGCCCGCTTCGCGCTGGAGCAGGGCGTGCCCAAGGCGGTGAAGCAGCAGAATGGCGAGATCATCCGTCTTGCGCCCAACGGCCCGGCGAAGATCGGCCATGCGACGGTCGGCCGCCTCGTCCTCGACGGCGACGTGATCCTGCCGGCGGACGGCGCGACCATGGGCGAGCGCCGCCGGATTGCGCTCTACGGCCAGATGTCGGTCGCGGTGGCGATCGATCGCAAGGGCAAGCTGCTCGGTCAGCCGCAGATCCGCATCCAGGGCGTGCCGGTGGAAGAGGACCGCGAAGACCTGATCGACGCCGCCGCCGATGCCGCCGCCGAGGCGGTGAAGAAGGACTGGCGCGACCGCGAGAAGCTGCGCGAGTCGCTGCGCCTTGCGGTGCGGCGGGTTGCGGTGCGCTTCACCGGCAAGAAGCCGGTAGTGGACGTGCTGCTGATCGAGGCGTAG